CCCATTGCTCTGGCGAAGAGGTGACTCTCGTGCTGGGTAAAAAAACACGGTGCTGCCCCCAGCGGTAGATCAGCCTGTCCCGCCCGGGACAGCCCTCAGGCCGGATCAGCGGCAGCCCAGATCAATGAGGAAGATGGGCGGGGTCACGCCGTGTGAAGCGCCCGCCACGCTTTGAAGGTGACCGGGAAGAGGGGCGCGCACGGGCAAGAGTTGCCTTAACTGAACCCAGGGCATGAGCCGCTGTCCCGTCCGGGACAGCCTTCCAAGAGCGCGTGCGTGCGTCCGTTTCGGGTAGCCTGAGCTGATGGCATCTTCCCCCATACCCCAGTCCATCAATCTGCTTTGTTCCTCAGTGTTCTGGGCGGTCATTGCGGCCTTGCTGATGGGGGCCATCCTGCTGTCCAGCATCTACACCGGTGATTACTACCTGAACTACAGCTCCTTAGGGGCCGCTTTCGAGCAACACCCCGAATTCCAGCTGCTGATGCGCTTGGAAGGCCTCTCGGCTTGGCTGGTCCCACCCGCTCTCTTCGCCTCTGTCCTGCTCTCTCTGATGCAACGCCGCTGGAGTGCCTGGCAAATCGTTCCCCTGGTATTGCTGGCGTTGTTCACCAGTCATAGATTGAGCGATGTGCCTGCGGCAGTGCTCCAATTCCTCCACAACGCCTTATGGAAGTTGCTCTAAGGCACAGGATGTCAACTGTTCGCTGGCTGCAGTAAAGCCTTCAACTTCACCCTGTCACTGTGAGTCGTCCTCCTCCTGAGCTGGTCATAGACGGCAGATTTCTGGTTGAGGACACCGCCGCCGTTCTGGGTGGCCGTATTACCCGTGACGCTACTGCTGGTGATGGTGAGGTTGCCACTGTTGAAAAAGCCGCTACCGACGTTGCTAGGATCAGTCGCTCTAGTCTTTCAGTCAGAAAACAAGCCTATCTGATCTGTTGGCGGGTTATGTCAGGGAGGCTCTGTTCTCGCAGTGCAGCAGCAGTCATAAAGCTCCACTGCATCAGTTGCCCATTGATTTTTACGCTGGCTTGGTACGTCTTGCCGCCTTCCAGCGGTCGTTTCGGAATCATGAAGACCGCTCCACTCCTCTGAAGAATGCTGCGGCCCATTTCCTGTGCGCCGATAGGGCCACCCACATAGTCGCCCGGCTTGTCCTTTGTATTGGCGTACTGCGTACTGCCATAAGCACAGACTGGAATGTCCTGACCTGCCGAGGCCAACGTCGCTTCTGTGGCCGTGGTCGCGCCACTTATGAATGTCGCAGCGATAAGAGGCAGTCCAGTTTTCTGAGGATCCAGATCCGGACAAGCGGTAAGAGGATCGGGCCACTCTCCACCGTTGTAGCTGCTCATATCTGTCGTGGCCTTGTCGCCCGGAAACGTCATCTGCTGCGCTAAGGGTTTTTCCCCGCCCAATGAGGTGATTGCGCTGCCCAGACGAGCGTAGTTTGGATACGAGGACGCCACCGTAAAGACGCCGATGCCCACAGTCTGCTGAGTTGGCTGCAACATTCCCAGGGCATGAAATGGCGCGGTGAAGAGGGTTGAGGTACTCGGCGTGAGCACTGAGAGTTTGGAGAGCGGAACTTCGCTCCAGGCGACATTGCTACTTGTGGCGCATGCCAGCCCTTCAAGTGAGGCAAACGGCAGTGCCGGGTTTTGGTTGTGTCCGATGATTTCGTTGACCATCATGTAGCGGCCGTGCATCCAGCAATTCATACTGGCTCCGGTATCGAAGGTCACCGCAGGAAGATTGGCCTGAGCGCGCAGCTCATTAAATCGGTCATATTCACGCTCGATCAAGTCGCCGATTTCCACCGGAATTCGGAGACTGACAGCTTCCGCTCCAGCGCTAACCTTAACGGTGATGGGAATCAGACCCTGTGGGAGTGCAGCGGCACTGGCCCGAATGGTCAATTCGCTGCCGACCAGCGTGGCGCTGAGCAATTCTGGGGCCGGACTGCTGACTATGATCGGGGCAAGAGGCGTTCCGTTGGCCGGAGGTGTGATCGTCAGCGGCAAGATGACCTGCTGACCGGGCGATAGCCGAACACGA
This genomic window from Deinococcus detaillensis contains:
- a CDS encoding CAP domain-containing protein, with amino-acid sequence MFKSLLAVSLLLLLSACNSPGTPTSPKSEAAQPQQPNPDTRPPFDVTLTPEHLTLSNKQQGKVAFTLVWNSYKGMLWHVLQQSAAAALLKAEIHKDAVGTWISVDATDVLPGEYTLGLKVNDQDNVHSIIRTVRVTVAQDASLPSIAPINRVRLSPGQQVILPLTITPPANGTPLAPIIVSSPAPELLSATLVGSELTIRASAAALPQGLIPITVKVSAGAEAVSLRIPVEIGDLIEREYDRFNELRAQANLPAVTFDTGASMNCWMHGRYMMVNEIIGHNQNPALPFASLEGLACATSSNVAWSEVPLSKLSVLTPSTSTLFTAPFHALGMLQPTQQTVGIGVFTVASSYPNYARLGSAITSLGGEKPLAQQMTFPGDKATTDMSSYNGGEWPDPLTACPDLDPQKTGLPLIAATFISGATTATEATLASAGQDIPVCAYGSTQYANTKDKPGDYVGGPIGAQEMGRSILQRSGAVFMIPKRPLEGGKTYQASVKINGQLMQWSFMTAAALREQSLPDITRQQIR